The Sulfurimonas lithotrophica genome includes a region encoding these proteins:
- a CDS encoding YaaA family protein, which yields MLKILFSPSEGKNNGGDKEKSKLLGATDARDEILKTYNNIVNSKKEDDIKKLFGFKKFSDCKPYIVDIFNSPFMDAIERYQGVAYDYLEYQNLNEDAKNYIKQNTIIFSNLYGPIYAGDKIPNYKVKQGNNIGDIVPDKFYKDRFSYQLDLLLANDDILDLRAGYYDKFYKPNKSYTTLKFLKGGKVVSHWAKAYRGLVLKAIANANTQNIEDFKKLEIEGLSIHEIKTIKNKTEIVYNITD from the coding sequence ATGTTAAAAATTTTATTTTCTCCCTCTGAAGGTAAAAATAACGGCGGCGATAAAGAAAAAAGTAAACTTTTAGGTGCAACCGATGCAAGAGATGAAATATTAAAGACCTATAACAATATAGTAAACTCTAAAAAAGAAGATGATATAAAGAAGTTATTTGGCTTTAAAAAATTTTCCGATTGTAAACCATACATAGTAGATATATTTAATTCACCCTTTATGGATGCCATTGAGCGTTACCAAGGTGTAGCCTATGATTATTTAGAGTATCAAAACCTAAATGAAGATGCAAAAAACTATATTAAGCAAAACACTATTATATTTTCAAATCTTTACGGTCCTATCTATGCAGGCGATAAAATTCCAAACTATAAAGTAAAACAAGGTAATAATATTGGAGATATAGTACCAGATAAATTTTATAAAGACAGGTTTTCGTACCAGCTTGATCTTCTTCTTGCAAACGACGACATACTGGATCTGCGTGCAGGTTATTACGATAAATTTTATAAACCTAACAAATCATATACGACTCTGAAGTTTTTAAAAGGCGGTAAAGTTGTAAGCCATTGGGCAAAAGCCTATAGAGGATTAGTATTAAAAGCTATAGCAAATGCAAATACACAAAATATAGAAGATTTTAAAAAACTGGAGATTGAGGGTTTAAGCATCCATGAGATTAAGACTATTAAAAACAAAACTGAGATAGTGTACAATATCACAGACTAA
- a CDS encoding CsgG/HfaB family protein, translating to MSIVKVFLAVLASLLISGCAQKVQIRALAPAQVGEMANNKTIAVSKFRTDKVGLSGKIESKIAAHKLDGKKYFELVSRRDMDKVLKEQKLQSSELMDEKTTTRVGKIVGAQAIINGEVTTASGKSGSYKERRKRCIKYSKEKKQCARYEYYIVRCNTTEATVAANINIVGIESSSVIYGDSFRKSYQADSCRTFRRVLSSNEAIEILASDIASEFVYKLTPKYIYFKVELLDDIDLDATSKQEDKLENALKYIEANRMDKAEQILSSLLDEFDGRSYVIAYDLGVVKEAMGKFDEAKTMYYLADEIVTKPIEELNAALIRIDDLISKRDEATRQIDAK from the coding sequence ATGAGTATTGTTAAAGTATTTTTAGCGGTTTTGGCAAGCCTTTTAATAAGCGGTTGTGCTCAAAAAGTTCAGATTAGAGCTTTAGCTCCTGCACAAGTCGGAGAGATGGCAAACAACAAAACGATAGCTGTTAGTAAATTTAGAACAGATAAAGTAGGACTCTCTGGAAAAATAGAGTCTAAAATAGCAGCTCATAAATTAGACGGAAAAAAATACTTTGAATTAGTAAGCAGAAGAGATATGGATAAGGTTTTAAAAGAACAAAAACTCCAATCATCTGAGCTTATGGATGAAAAAACAACTACAAGAGTCGGGAAAATAGTAGGCGCACAAGCAATAATAAACGGTGAAGTTACAACGGCTTCCGGAAAAAGCGGCTCATACAAAGAGAGAAGAAAACGTTGTATAAAATACTCTAAAGAAAAAAAACAATGTGCAAGGTATGAATATTATATAGTAAGATGTAATACCACTGAAGCTACGGTTGCTGCAAATATAAATATTGTAGGGATTGAAAGTAGTTCTGTAATATACGGAGACTCGTTTAGAAAAAGTTATCAGGCAGATTCATGTAGGACTTTTAGGCGAGTATTAAGTTCAAATGAAGCAATAGAGATATTAGCTTCTGATATAGCTAGCGAGTTTGTATATAAACTCACCCCTAAATACATATACTTTAAAGTTGAGCTTTTAGACGATATCGACTTGGATGCAACGTCAAAACAGGAAGATAAATTAGAAAATGCTCTAAAATATATAGAAGCCAACAGAATGGATAAGGCTGAACAGATACTGAGTTCGCTTCTTGACGAGTTTGACGGCAGAAGTTACGTAATAGCATATGACCTTGGTGTAGTTAAAGAAGCAATGGGTAAATTTGATGAAGCAAAGACCATGTACTATCTTGCAGATGAGATAGTAACCAAACCTATTGAAGAATTAAATGCGGCTCTTATAAGAATTGATGATTTAATCTCTAAAAGAGATGAAGCTACAAGGCAGATAGATGCAAAATAG
- a CDS encoding LPP20 family lipoprotein, with amino-acid sequence MQNRTSLFLSILLGFNLFFSGCGSSKPQVPKKVDTPKWVKIQPNDTSAFTYGIGIDKTREDALKSALNDVISKLGIKVESSFTNKQIVDGYYSKSISTSDIKTDVAKIRITNYKIEKSHRISYREYAVLVKVDNKKFFNTLKQDIDQIKKDIETKLEESADSDAITRYNIKKKMSKECERLLSNSLVAYELNKSFNKNKYFNFVSDVKESYYSEANSLRFFISADKNSKDFAQVIKRQLIDNGFSVTNNKNLKAVIIKLNTTDNIASAQKIVTIKLNIKVTDEQKNVGSNTLVLKERLKKSKSSIYNTAAIHFNQDVAQEGIENILGIGINK; translated from the coding sequence ATGCAAAATAGAACAAGTCTTTTTTTATCTATACTATTAGGTTTTAATTTATTTTTTAGCGGTTGCGGTTCTTCAAAACCACAAGTGCCAAAAAAAGTTGATACTCCAAAATGGGTAAAGATTCAGCCAAACGATACTTCTGCTTTTACCTATGGAATCGGAATCGATAAAACAAGAGAAGACGCGCTAAAGAGTGCTTTGAATGATGTGATTTCAAAACTGGGAATAAAAGTAGAATCAAGTTTTACAAATAAACAGATAGTTGACGGTTATTATTCAAAAAGTATAAGTACAAGCGACATAAAAACAGATGTGGCAAAAATAAGAATTACAAACTACAAAATAGAGAAATCACATAGAATTTCATATAGGGAATATGCTGTTTTGGTAAAAGTAGATAATAAAAAATTTTTCAACACTCTAAAACAAGATATAGACCAAATAAAAAAAGATATAGAAACAAAGCTGGAAGAATCGGCAGACTCGGATGCTATCACTAGATACAATATAAAGAAAAAGATGAGTAAAGAGTGTGAAAGGTTGTTATCAAATTCCCTTGTAGCTTATGAGCTAAATAAAAGTTTCAACAAAAACAAATACTTTAATTTTGTATCTGACGTTAAGGAGAGTTATTACTCAGAAGCCAACTCTTTAAGGTTCTTTATAAGTGCTGACAAAAATTCAAAAGATTTTGCCCAAGTCATTAAAAGACAACTTATAGATAACGGCTTTAGTGTTACAAACAATAAAAATCTAAAAGCCGTGATAATTAAACTTAACACAACCGACAATATAGCATCTGCACAAAAAATCGTAACTATAAAACTAAATATTAAAGTAACCGATGAACAAAAAAATGTAGGCAGTAATACTCTTGTTTTAAAAGAAAGACTAAAAAAATCAAAATCAAGTATATATAACACCGCAGCTATCCACTTTAATCAAGATGTTGCACAAGAAGGGATAGAAAATATTTTGGGTATAGGTATAAATAAGTGA
- a CDS encoding TrmH family RNA methyltransferase translates to MKDSQEYKNKKKFFDSVITLYGRNVVVEVLEDMNVEIHRLHMSESNQIDGAIKKINALAKTRGIEILIHDKKSLSRISKNSKQDQGVAIDIVTKTYKSADDIKDMKNYKLIALDGIQNPQNLGMIIRSCAAGFIDGIILPKKSSAKISPLVMKASAGTLFKLPIYYCNSLEDVFDGLDADIYTLSSHAQNSIYDIKLSKKSIFVLGNESEGVSKKVNELCTKSISIPMQRGVESLNVAVTASLIAFIKF, encoded by the coding sequence GTGAAAGATTCACAAGAATATAAAAATAAAAAAAAGTTTTTCGATAGTGTTATAACACTTTATGGAAGAAACGTAGTAGTAGAAGTTTTAGAAGATATGAATGTTGAGATTCATAGACTTCATATGTCTGAATCAAATCAAATTGACGGGGCGATTAAAAAGATAAATGCACTAGCAAAAACAAGAGGCATAGAGATACTTATACATGATAAAAAATCACTCTCACGCATCTCTAAAAACTCAAAACAAGATCAGGGTGTCGCAATAGATATCGTTACAAAGACATATAAAAGTGCCGACGATATCAAAGATATGAAAAACTATAAACTTATAGCACTTGACGGTATCCAAAACCCGCAAAATCTTGGGATGATTATACGCTCATGTGCAGCTGGTTTCATAGACGGGATAATACTTCCTAAAAAATCTAGTGCAAAGATATCACCGCTTGTTATGAAAGCTAGTGCAGGTACACTTTTTAAACTGCCTATATACTACTGTAACTCTTTAGAAGATGTATTTGATGGACTTGATGCAGATATATATACACTAAGCTCACATGCACAAAACAGCATCTATGATATAAAGCTTAGTAAAAAAAGTATATTTGTTTTAGGAAACGAGAGCGAGGGTGTAAGCAAGAAAGTAAACGAACTTTGTACGAAAAGCATCTCGATACCTATGCAAAGAGGTGTAGAGTCACTAAACGTAGCAGTTACTGCTTCACTTATAGCTTTTATAAAATTTTAG
- a CDS encoding multiheme c-type cytochrome codes for MKILLYLMAIMSLMLANVHKDADTASCKKCHPTITKEFEESMHKHSSIYNDKIHKAVWDLHPAKAKGDYKCSKCHTPNAKTKEEQTQGITCLTCHTIKSITKDSKSNINNYNGEKKSFYSAEAGREKEKVVYKTTTSWWGNKTTVGSAYHDIDYTNKDFYTGNVCMGCHSHKQNSNQFDVCRIEEDGAKNEKENCITCHMPKIEGSATTVRISQKHSFHGFSGARKNSKMLAKYVDIDFVKNSKGFKITVENKAPHNLLTHPLRVVKLKTNIFRDSKKIELKTHTFVKIIGTDSKPTMPWLATEVVKDTMIKAKEKRVIDFEENLKSGDKIEVILGFYVVNPKALKKLNLEGDKEISEFKILKSQNFSVE; via the coding sequence ATGAAAATACTTTTATATTTGATGGCGATCATGAGTTTAATGCTTGCCAATGTTCACAAAGATGCCGATACGGCTTCATGTAAAAAGTGTCATCCGACAATTACCAAAGAGTTTGAGGAGTCGATGCATAAACACTCGTCTATATATAATGACAAAATACATAAGGCTGTTTGGGATTTACATCCTGCTAAAGCAAAAGGTGACTATAAGTGTTCAAAATGTCATACTCCAAATGCTAAAACAAAAGAGGAACAAACACAGGGCATCACTTGTTTAACCTGTCATACTATCAAAAGTATTACAAAAGATTCAAAAAGCAATATAAATAATTACAACGGTGAGAAAAAATCTTTTTATTCGGCTGAAGCGGGTCGTGAAAAAGAAAAAGTGGTATATAAAACTACTACATCATGGTGGGGAAATAAAACAACCGTCGGTTCGGCTTATCACGATATAGACTATACAAATAAAGATTTTTATACAGGAAACGTTTGTATGGGTTGTCATTCGCACAAACAAAACTCAAACCAGTTTGACGTATGTAGAATTGAAGAAGACGGCGCAAAGAATGAAAAGGAAAACTGTATAACTTGTCATATGCCTAAAATCGAAGGTAGTGCTACAACGGTTAGAATTAGCCAAAAACATAGTTTTCACGGTTTCTCAGGAGCTAGAAAAAATTCTAAAATGTTGGCAAAATATGTAGATATAGACTTTGTTAAAAATTCTAAAGGGTTTAAAATTACCGTAGAAAACAAAGCTCCTCACAATTTGCTTACCCATCCATTACGTGTCGTGAAATTAAAAACAAATATTTTTAGAGACTCTAAAAAGATTGAACTTAAAACACATACTTTCGTAAAAATTATAGGAACCGATTCTAAACCTACTATGCCTTGGTTGGCTACCGAGGTTGTAAAAGACACTATGATTAAAGCAAAAGAAAAACGTGTAATTGATTTTGAAGAAAATTTAAAAAGCGGAGATAAAATAGAGGTTATTTTAGGTTTTTATGTCGTTAATCCAAAAGCACTTAAAAAGCTAAATCTTGAAGGTGATAAAGAAATTTCAGAGTTTAAAATATTAAAATCACAAAATTTTAGTGTAGAGTAA
- a CDS encoding SDR family NAD(P)-dependent oxidoreductase: MKNILITGCSSGIGYDTAHYLHNNGYKVYASAREQEDVERLRKEGLETYLLDVRDALQIQNVLEDILKKDGSLYALFNNAGYGQPGALEDITTSVLKEQFETNIFGLHELTYQTLKIMRKQGYGRIMQHSSVLGIISLRFRGAYNASKYAIEGLCDTLRLELADTDIYVSTINTGPIKSDFRKNATKMFKKNVDMQKSLWSDEYEAELLQRKESKDDDMFTKQSDVVIKNILHVLEAKKPNPRYYNTLATHLLGSFKRMLTTSILDKILVKI; the protein is encoded by the coding sequence ATGAAAAATATTCTAATCACAGGTTGTTCTTCGGGCATCGGTTATGATACCGCTCACTATCTACACAATAACGGATACAAAGTTTATGCAAGTGCAAGAGAACAAGAAGATGTAGAGAGGTTAAGAAAAGAAGGGCTTGAAACATATCTTTTAGATGTAAGAGATGCTTTGCAGATACAAAATGTTTTAGAAGATATTTTAAAAAAAGACGGCTCACTTTATGCACTGTTTAACAATGCAGGATACGGTCAACCGGGAGCTTTGGAAGATATTACAACTTCTGTTTTAAAAGAGCAGTTTGAGACAAATATTTTTGGGCTGCACGAGTTGACATATCAAACTTTAAAAATCATGCGTAAACAGGGTTATGGACGAATAATGCAACACTCTTCCGTACTTGGCATCATCTCGCTTCGTTTTCGCGGAGCTTACAATGCATCCAAGTATGCCATAGAAGGGCTTTGCGATACTCTAAGGCTGGAACTTGCAGATACGGATATATATGTCAGCACTATAAATACGGGTCCCATAAAAAGCGATTTTAGAAAAAATGCTACCAAGATGTTTAAAAAAAATGTAGATATGCAAAAGAGTCTTTGGAGTGATGAATACGAAGCAGAACTTCTACAGAGAAAAGAGAGTAAAGACGATGATATGTTTACGAAACAAAGCGACGTAGTTATAAAAAATATACTCCACGTTCTTGAAGCTAAAAAACCGAACCCTAGATACTACAATACTTTGGCTACACATCTTTTGGGTAGCTTTAAAAGAATGCTTACGACTTCAATCCTTGATAAAATTTTAGTAAAAATATAG